One region of Catenuloplanes indicus genomic DNA includes:
- a CDS encoding transposase family protein, which produces MLSYPATISLSTRTLNHLTGHIRRHRHQQRSRWRRLTPRDQALLALAHLRNGDTYTRLAAGFGIGVTTAWRYVQEAIALLAAAAPDLATAMDRIRRYPYVILDGTLIPIDRVADQKPYYSGKHHRHGMNTQTIASPQGTWLWASPALPGGAHDLTAARTHGIIDALASANITVLADKAYLGAPDNVLVPYRGSRWRKLSTGEKTANKGHARLRAIGEQANATLKQWKILTKLRCSPHCTTTIIQAILVLDHIDAGHTPG; this is translated from the coding sequence GTGCTGTCTTACCCCGCCACGATCTCGTTGTCCACCCGCACCCTCAACCACCTCACCGGCCATATCCGCCGCCACCGCCACCAGCAACGATCCCGGTGGCGGCGGCTGACACCCCGCGACCAGGCCCTTCTCGCCCTGGCGCACCTGCGTAACGGGGACACCTACACCCGCCTGGCCGCCGGATTCGGTATCGGGGTCACGACCGCCTGGCGCTACGTCCAGGAAGCCATCGCCCTGCTCGCCGCCGCCGCACCCGATCTGGCCACCGCCATGGACCGGATCCGCCGGTACCCGTACGTCATCCTCGATGGCACCCTGATACCCATCGACCGGGTCGCGGACCAAAAACCGTACTACTCCGGAAAACATCACCGGCACGGCATGAACACCCAAACGATCGCCAGCCCACAAGGCACATGGCTATGGGCCTCACCCGCCCTGCCCGGCGGCGCCCACGACCTCACCGCCGCCCGCACCCACGGCATCATCGACGCCCTGGCCAGCGCGAACATCACCGTTCTCGCGGACAAGGCCTACCTCGGCGCCCCCGACAACGTCCTCGTCCCCTACCGCGGCAGCCGCTGGCGCAAACTATCGACCGGAGAGAAAACCGCCAATAAAGGACACGCCCGCCTACGAGCCATCGGCGAACAAGCTAACGCCACCCTGAAGCAATGGAAGATCCTGACCAAACTCCGCTGCAGCCCGCACTGCACCACCACCATCATCCAAGCCATCCTGGTCCTCGACCACATCGACGCAGGCCACACACCAGGATGA
- a CDS encoding MerR family transcriptional regulator has protein sequence MTRPGHVHDEHYPAYTIGTAADLVRTTPAFLRALGEAGLITPQRSAGGHRRYSRHQLDLAARARELLDEGLPLTAAVRIVRIEDELADVRRQLADLHNAIPPPRTPAG, from the coding sequence GTGACCCGGCCCGGCCACGTCCACGACGAGCACTACCCCGCCTACACCATCGGCACCGCCGCCGACCTGGTCCGCACCACGCCCGCGTTCCTCCGGGCCCTCGGCGAGGCCGGCCTGATCACCCCGCAGCGCTCCGCCGGCGGCCACCGCCGCTACTCCCGCCACCAACTCGACCTCGCCGCCCGCGCCCGCGAACTCCTCGACGAGGGCCTCCCCCTCACCGCCGCCGTCCGCATCGTCCGCATCGAGGACGAACTCGCCGACGTCCGCCGCCAGCTCGCCGACCTCCACAACGCCATACCCCCACCCCGCACCCCCGCCGGCTGA
- a CDS encoding ABC transporter permease, with protein sequence MRIVDQPLLRVALAGLRAHYVRLLMTAAAIVVGVSFLAGSLVYGDTARAAFYDDLAKSSRNVDVVIQSGWSLLDRGTLDRVRAVDGVAAADGRVIANMGMLGADGKLLVTSGHVGYGISVPTVGSLSRFDVAAGRVPERAGEIAVERQTVEQQGFTVGSTVRLVGPDGAPVGFTLVGVLDLGVNKLFGGSSVGALTDADLLRITNTNRYTQIVATAAPGVRQEELRSRVQAAAPGGWTMTGDELADELAAEAAKYVDGFLSVLIGFGLVALTVSGFVIYNTFAMLAAQRGRELALLRCVGASRRQVLGTVLIEATVLGVLASLGGVLASLVVGQGLLLSRELVATSIPDHALVLRWPTVLVAVGFGTALTLLGALVPAVAASRVPPLTALRDAGTIEHRETGRRARAAVSAVLTGTGLLIALGGVTLGFAGLPLVLGGAMLMFLGTVTGTPLVIGRLIRAVGALPARVFGVPVRLATLNAYRNPRRVAATTSALMIGVTLMSLFSVLLATARDQAGKELTENFPVDFVLTPKRVNADGPVTAPDGVPQAAIDALATRPELATVAPARLVSRETDPRFYGDAAVWATSGAVRPEVKEGDLGALTVGTAAVQRDYAATLGAGLGDRLTLPRAGQVTIIALYDDAPLDASVLLSWDGFTEAYGAGAPNRVLIDVADGTSVAAARHVLDAALAEYPLVQVESAADAAESLTASLDELLAIFAALLGMSVLIALFGIGNTLSLSVFERTRESATLRALGLTRRQLRATLLAEAVLMALVGALAGVVFGAATGWAASLGLISAYGTGLPVLPVGQLALFAAVASGAAMVAAVLPARRAARASVVAALTGA encoded by the coding sequence GTGCGCATAGTTGATCAACCGCTGCTCCGTGTCGCGCTGGCCGGCCTGCGGGCGCACTACGTCCGGTTGCTGATGACCGCGGCCGCGATCGTGGTCGGTGTGAGCTTCCTCGCCGGGTCGCTGGTCTACGGCGACACCGCGCGTGCCGCGTTCTACGACGACCTGGCGAAGTCGTCCCGGAACGTGGACGTGGTGATCCAGTCCGGCTGGAGCCTGCTCGACCGCGGCACGCTGGACCGGGTTCGCGCGGTCGACGGCGTGGCCGCAGCGGACGGCCGGGTGATCGCGAACATGGGCATGCTCGGCGCGGACGGCAAGCTCCTGGTCACCAGCGGGCACGTCGGGTACGGGATCTCCGTACCCACCGTGGGGTCCCTGTCGCGTTTCGACGTGGCCGCGGGCCGGGTGCCGGAGCGCGCCGGCGAGATCGCGGTCGAGCGGCAGACCGTGGAGCAGCAGGGCTTCACGGTCGGCAGTACCGTGCGGCTGGTCGGCCCGGACGGCGCACCGGTCGGCTTCACCCTGGTCGGCGTGCTCGATCTGGGCGTCAACAAGCTCTTCGGCGGCTCGTCCGTCGGCGCGCTCACCGACGCGGACCTGCTCCGGATCACGAACACGAACCGGTACACGCAGATCGTGGCCACCGCGGCGCCGGGCGTGCGCCAGGAGGAGCTGCGCTCGCGCGTCCAGGCGGCGGCACCCGGCGGCTGGACGATGACCGGCGACGAACTGGCCGACGAGCTGGCCGCCGAGGCCGCGAAGTACGTGGACGGCTTCCTCTCCGTGTTGATCGGCTTCGGCCTGGTCGCGCTGACCGTCTCCGGCTTCGTCATCTACAACACGTTCGCGATGCTCGCCGCACAGCGCGGCCGCGAACTCGCGCTGCTGCGCTGCGTGGGCGCGTCCCGGCGGCAGGTGCTCGGCACCGTGCTGATCGAGGCCACCGTGCTGGGCGTGCTGGCGTCGCTCGGCGGCGTACTGGCCAGCCTGGTGGTCGGCCAGGGCCTGCTGCTGTCCCGCGAGCTGGTCGCCACCTCCATCCCGGACCACGCGCTGGTGCTGCGCTGGCCCACCGTGCTGGTCGCGGTCGGCTTCGGGACCGCGCTGACGCTGCTCGGCGCGCTGGTGCCGGCGGTCGCGGCGAGCCGGGTACCACCGCTCACCGCACTGCGCGACGCCGGCACGATCGAGCACCGGGAGACCGGGCGGCGTGCCCGCGCGGCCGTCTCCGCCGTCCTGACCGGCACCGGGCTGCTGATCGCGCTGGGCGGCGTCACGCTGGGCTTCGCCGGGCTGCCGTTGGTGCTGGGCGGCGCGATGCTGATGTTCCTCGGCACGGTGACCGGCACGCCACTGGTGATCGGGCGGCTGATCCGGGCGGTCGGCGCGCTGCCGGCCCGCGTCTTTGGCGTGCCGGTGCGGCTGGCCACGCTGAACGCGTACCGGAACCCGCGCCGCGTCGCGGCCACCACCAGCGCGCTGATGATCGGTGTGACGCTGATGTCGCTGTTCAGCGTGCTCCTGGCCACCGCGCGCGACCAGGCCGGGAAGGAGCTGACCGAGAACTTCCCGGTCGACTTCGTGCTGACGCCGAAGCGGGTGAACGCGGACGGGCCGGTCACCGCGCCCGACGGCGTACCGCAGGCGGCGATCGACGCGCTCGCGACCCGGCCTGAACTGGCCACGGTCGCACCGGCACGGCTGGTCTCGCGGGAGACCGACCCGCGGTTCTACGGCGACGCCGCGGTGTGGGCCACCTCGGGCGCGGTCCGGCCCGAGGTCAAGGAGGGCGATCTCGGCGCGCTCACCGTCGGGACCGCGGCGGTGCAGCGGGACTACGCGGCCACGCTCGGGGCCGGTCTGGGCGATCGGCTCACGCTGCCGCGAGCCGGGCAGGTCACGATCATCGCACTGTACGACGACGCGCCGCTGGACGCGTCCGTGCTGCTCTCCTGGGACGGATTCACCGAGGCGTACGGCGCCGGAGCCCCGAACCGGGTGCTGATCGACGTGGCCGACGGCACCTCCGTCGCGGCCGCGCGCCACGTCCTCGACGCCGCGCTGGCCGAATATCCGCTGGTGCAGGTGGAGAGCGCGGCCGACGCGGCCGAGTCGCTGACCGCCTCGCTGGACGAGCTGCTGGCCATCTTCGCCGCGCTGCTCGGCATGTCCGTGCTGATCGCGCTGTTCGGCATCGGCAACACGCTGTCGCTGTCCGTCTTCGAGCGCACCCGCGAGTCCGCGACGCTGCGCGCGCTCGGACTGACCCGCCGCCAGCTGCGCGCCACGCTGCTGGCCGAGGCCGTGCTGATGGCGCTGGTCGGCGCGCTGGCCGGGGTGGTGTTCGGCGCGGCCACCGGCTGGGCCGCGTCACTCGGCCTGATCAGCGCGTACGGGACCGGGCTGCCCGTGCTGCCGGTCGGCCAGCTCGCGCTGTTCGCCGCGGTCGCGTCCGGTGCCGCGATGGTGGCGGCCGTGCTCCCGGCACGCCGCGCGGCCCGTGCGTCCGTGGTCGCCGCACTGACCGGCGCCTGA
- a CDS encoding HelD family protein, with amino-acid sequence MTDANILQQEIALEQRHVDIVYARLAQLRQEAAKAEKAGYGLARVGNFGALVERDAMVFHAARRRQALDTEHEGLVFGRLDLKTGQIYHVGRLGIRGEASESLVIDWRAPAAAAFYQATAKDPRDVVRRRMIRSTGERVTGIEDDLLDPEAAPEDMHIVGDGALLASLGRATGTGMKDIVATIQQEQDEAIRAPSSGVTIVSGGPGTGKTAVALHRAAYLLYSDRSRFAGGGILVVGPSGVFVNYIATVLPSLGEDSATLHSLGSLVVGINAVRVDPAAVAAVKGSLRMRTVLERATRDAVPFGPTELRLLYRGTLLRLTAEDLDRARERALPKGTRRNESRRAGFDNVFQALWTQAQRLRVPTLPARPDFEAELAERDDFRDFLRAWWPRLRPMTVLEWLADPERLRRYAHGILSNAEIRLLRDAFATLSTDGPTIADVALLDELDALLGQPRKPQQRNRNPFHAGGGVQEVSTYADRQQAARAAATERPEDYRDYAHVVVDEAQDVSPMQWRMLGRRASIASWTIVGDPLQAAWTGDPAELSRARDQALGGKKRHEFTLSTNYRNSREIFEVAAAVIRRAFPGEALPTAVRSTGVAPIERIVTQAELPGAVRDAVTSLLAQVEGTVGVITPVPRRAEMAAWVAGLADDRVQVVTSLQAKGMEYDGVVLTEPEDIRTDSESGVRTLYVALSRATQQLITLGTRPYH; translated from the coding sequence GTGACCGACGCCAATATCCTGCAACAAGAGATCGCCCTCGAGCAGCGCCATGTGGACATTGTCTACGCCCGCCTGGCCCAGCTTCGCCAGGAGGCGGCCAAGGCCGAGAAGGCCGGCTACGGCCTGGCCCGGGTCGGCAACTTCGGCGCGCTCGTCGAGCGGGACGCGATGGTCTTCCACGCGGCCCGCCGGCGGCAGGCGCTGGACACCGAACACGAGGGCCTGGTGTTCGGCCGGCTCGACCTGAAGACCGGCCAGATCTACCACGTGGGCCGGCTCGGCATCCGCGGCGAGGCCTCGGAGTCGCTGGTCATCGACTGGCGCGCACCGGCCGCGGCCGCGTTCTACCAGGCCACCGCGAAGGACCCGCGCGACGTGGTCCGGCGGCGCATGATCCGCTCGACCGGCGAGCGGGTCACCGGCATCGAGGACGACCTGCTCGATCCGGAGGCCGCGCCGGAGGACATGCACATCGTCGGCGACGGCGCGCTGCTGGCCAGCCTGGGCCGGGCGACCGGCACCGGCATGAAGGACATCGTCGCCACCATCCAGCAGGAGCAGGACGAGGCGATCCGCGCACCCTCGTCCGGCGTGACGATCGTGTCCGGCGGCCCCGGCACCGGCAAGACCGCGGTGGCGCTGCACCGCGCCGCGTACCTGCTGTACTCGGACCGCAGCCGGTTCGCCGGCGGCGGCATCCTGGTGGTCGGCCCGTCCGGCGTGTTCGTCAACTACATCGCGACCGTGCTGCCGTCGCTCGGCGAGGACTCCGCGACGCTGCACTCGCTGGGCTCACTGGTGGTCGGCATCAACGCGGTCCGGGTCGACCCGGCCGCGGTCGCGGCCGTCAAGGGCTCGCTGCGCATGCGCACGGTGCTGGAGCGCGCCACCCGCGACGCGGTCCCGTTCGGCCCCACCGAGCTGCGCCTGCTCTACCGCGGCACGCTGCTCCGGCTGACCGCGGAGGACCTGGACCGGGCGCGCGAGCGGGCGTTGCCCAAGGGCACCCGGCGCAACGAGTCGCGGCGGGCCGGCTTCGACAACGTCTTCCAGGCGCTGTGGACGCAGGCTCAGCGACTGCGCGTACCCACGCTGCCGGCCCGGCCGGACTTCGAGGCCGAGCTGGCCGAACGCGACGACTTCCGCGACTTCCTGCGCGCCTGGTGGCCACGGCTGCGCCCGATGACGGTGCTGGAGTGGCTGGCCGACCCGGAGCGGCTCCGCCGGTACGCACACGGCATCCTGTCCAACGCCGAGATCCGGCTGCTCCGCGACGCGTTCGCCACGCTGTCCACGGACGGCCCCACCATCGCGGACGTGGCGCTGCTCGACGAGCTGGACGCGCTGCTCGGCCAGCCACGCAAGCCGCAGCAGCGCAACCGCAACCCGTTCCACGCGGGCGGCGGCGTGCAGGAGGTCAGCACGTACGCGGACCGTCAGCAGGCCGCGCGCGCCGCCGCCACCGAACGCCCGGAGGACTACCGCGACTACGCGCACGTGGTGGTGGACGAAGCACAGGACGTATCGCCGATGCAGTGGCGCATGCTGGGCCGCCGCGCCTCGATCGCGTCCTGGACCATCGTCGGCGACCCGCTGCAGGCGGCCTGGACCGGCGACCCGGCCGAACTGAGCCGCGCCCGGGACCAGGCGCTCGGTGGCAAGAAACGGCACGAGTTCACGCTCAGCACCAACTACCGCAACTCGCGCGAGATCTTCGAGGTCGCCGCGGCCGTCATCCGCCGCGCGTTCCCCGGCGAGGCCCTGCCCACCGCGGTCCGCTCCACCGGCGTCGCCCCGATCGAACGCATCGTCACCCAGGCCGAGCTGCCCGGCGCCGTCCGCGACGCCGTAACCTCACTGCTCGCCCAGGTCGAGGGCACGGTCGGCGTGATCACCCCGGTCCCCCGCCGCGCCGAGATGGCGGCCTGGGTCGCCGGGCTGGCCGACGACCGCGTCCAGGTGGTCACCAGCCTCCAGGCGAAGGGCATGGAATACGACGGCGTCGTCCTCACCGAACCCGAGGACATCCGCACCGACTCCGAGTCCGGCGTCCGCACGCTCTACGTCGCCCTCTCCCGCGCCACCCAGCAACTCATCACGCTCGGCACCCGGCCGTACCACTAG
- a CDS encoding cation diffusion facilitator family transporter, with protein MGAGHDHGHSLADAGQRHRGRLWAAVALLAGFLLVEAVVAILSGSLALLSDAGHMFTDVLGIGMALAAMTAAAKARGGDRHTFGLYRLEVLAALANALLLTGVAVYVLIEAVRRLGEPHEVATGPMLVVAIGGLLVNLAAFALLRSGAKESINVRGAYLEVLGDLFSSVGVIVAALIISATGWWYADPLVAVAVAVLIVPRTWKLGMAALRILVQAAPAHLDVTAVRARLAEVPGVCDVHDLHVWTLTSGMDVASAHLRLEPAAEATLVLSTAREALHHDFHIDHATLQLEPQTPTPCGPSSW; from the coding sequence GTGGGAGCGGGACACGACCACGGACACTCGCTGGCCGACGCGGGCCAGCGGCATCGCGGCCGGCTCTGGGCCGCCGTCGCACTGCTCGCCGGATTCCTCCTGGTCGAGGCGGTGGTGGCGATCCTCAGCGGTTCGCTCGCGCTGCTCTCCGACGCCGGGCACATGTTCACCGACGTGCTCGGCATCGGCATGGCGCTGGCCGCGATGACCGCGGCCGCGAAGGCCCGCGGCGGCGACCGGCACACGTTCGGGCTGTACCGGCTGGAGGTGCTGGCCGCGCTCGCGAACGCGCTGCTGCTCACCGGCGTGGCGGTCTACGTGCTGATCGAGGCGGTGCGCCGGCTCGGCGAGCCGCACGAGGTGGCCACCGGGCCGATGCTGGTCGTGGCGATCGGCGGCCTGCTGGTCAACCTGGCCGCGTTCGCGCTGCTGAGGTCCGGCGCGAAGGAGAGCATCAACGTGCGCGGCGCCTACCTCGAGGTGCTCGGCGACCTGTTCTCCTCGGTCGGCGTGATCGTCGCCGCGCTGATCATCTCGGCGACCGGCTGGTGGTACGCGGACCCGCTGGTCGCGGTGGCGGTCGCGGTGCTGATCGTGCCGCGCACCTGGAAGCTGGGCATGGCCGCGCTGCGCATCCTGGTCCAGGCCGCGCCCGCCCACCTGGACGTGACCGCGGTCCGCGCCCGGCTGGCCGAGGTGCCGGGCGTGTGCGACGTGCACGACCTGCACGTCTGGACGCTCACCTCGGGCATGGACGTGGCCAGCGCACACCTGCGCCTGGAACCGGCCGCGGAGGCGACGCTGGTGCTGAGCACGGCGCGCGAGGCACTGCACCACGACTTCCACATCGACCACGCCACGCTTCAGCTGGAGCCGCAGACACCGACGCCCTGCGGCCCCAGCTCGTGGTGA
- a CDS encoding SMP-30/gluconolactonase/LRE family protein, whose product MQRRTVLSLAAAVPAAALAAPGTARADGKRSVTTIDLPAGYQPEGIAIGDRPIAYFGSRADGDLYRASLRTGVGEVFSQGPGTPSLGLKIDDRDRLFVSGGTGGDARVVDARSGRVLRSYRLATGTAFVNDVVLTGDGAWFTDSYNPVLYRLSFGRHGSLPAAATSLPLTGIPFTPGSVNANGITRTPDGRALLVVHSPTGVLYRVSTRTGAAVPVDLGGETLVNGDGLLLEGRTLYAVQNRLNQVAVIRLARDGGSGRVVTRVTDPSFDVPATVASYGDRLWFPNARFATPPTPETTYTAVSIRKP is encoded by the coding sequence ATGCAGCGCCGTACCGTTCTCTCGCTCGCCGCGGCCGTTCCCGCGGCCGCGCTCGCCGCGCCCGGCACCGCCCGGGCCGACGGGAAGCGATCCGTCACCACGATCGACCTGCCGGCCGGCTATCAGCCCGAGGGCATCGCGATCGGCGACCGCCCGATCGCCTACTTCGGCTCCCGGGCCGACGGGGACCTCTACCGCGCCAGTCTGCGTACCGGCGTGGGTGAGGTCTTCAGCCAGGGGCCCGGCACGCCGTCGCTCGGCCTGAAGATCGACGACCGGGACCGGCTCTTCGTCTCCGGCGGCACCGGCGGCGACGCGCGGGTGGTCGACGCCCGATCCGGCCGGGTGCTGCGGTCGTACCGGCTCGCCACCGGGACCGCGTTCGTCAACGACGTGGTGCTGACCGGCGACGGCGCGTGGTTCACCGACTCGTACAACCCGGTGCTGTACCGCCTGTCGTTCGGCCGGCACGGCAGCCTGCCCGCGGCCGCCACGTCACTGCCACTGACCGGCATCCCGTTCACGCCCGGCAGCGTCAACGCGAACGGCATCACGCGCACGCCGGACGGCCGCGCGCTGCTCGTGGTGCACTCCCCCACCGGCGTGCTGTACCGGGTGAGCACCCGGACCGGCGCCGCGGTCCCGGTCGACCTGGGTGGCGAGACGCTGGTCAACGGCGACGGGCTGCTACTGGAGGGACGCACGCTTTACGCGGTGCAGAACCGGCTCAACCAGGTCGCGGTGATCCGGCTGGCCCGCGACGGCGGCTCCGGCCGGGTCGTCACGCGCGTCACGGATCCGAGCTTCGACGTACCGGCCACGGTGGCGTCGTACGGCGACCGGCTCTGGTTCCCGAACGCGCGGTTCGCCACGCCGCCGACACCGGAGACGACCTACACCGCGGTCTCGATCCGGAAGCCGTGA